A window of the Drosophila simulans strain w501 chromosome 2L, Prin_Dsim_3.1, whole genome shotgun sequence genome harbors these coding sequences:
- the LOC6730396 gene encoding uncharacterized protein LOC6730396: MDAQFEHLCRICAANTKSKTNSVVESVFIFKTQGLKDKISRHLYLNVAEEDPLPKVLCKSCYRQVEATASLSNIAKHTQLVFRDFLLSTLPKNAREAAAARLSVPATKVPHRYDEVQAEIDEFRPILLTRVPESRNTASKPQPDSCVELAPKTGENYLAASFSSSSLSKPAGSVKNYMNTGRRNSVFTDTRYGSAPLSIAQRTMQCLPSLVPLNTESLGSNAMRKSPDSKPSPTGVINFIQTHGRITGNIPEVQTEDNTGNINLTDSRNTVTASVLISSNVSNPGTKSQDSNLFLQKSRNLKNTLNNIKAMRSGQVSLLKCSQNRNPIDDVRPLVTTTLVPQYGGEPSVEEALPEHMIFAAPKKKREDEEQFHQTALPKLKKTVPSQSKTKATTLDLTISVDSHNSPPSTSISNVKSLTDAIFLGSVIRDPDLLMLILKALKWPVTAENCDEQMSRLKSSKFAVIMSDTNLLQDTDLTQLLGPYLAPMLPVVQQQDQPPLSSAIASASSNTSSQATKDVLKLTDLSSAMPYKLPPETSVQLVPSSPTEQEPQPLRHKKTVSVPTFKRHQRKMSALDLPAVDNTRSTMSISTSKAAYVSNELSSINSVLFSQFESNPADAINEALMSLLKQQQQETKDQRKTRQSCIGSDSAVNLEDIVLVDPQPPLEVDPQDVKYLEDDYVSPQSQPGSQYNFKRRKTDNRSSEPSEVIVLDNSGSPNLKNSKEICLSTKQILFRETKKSAVTVRKESLGQLTQAPTSTVPEDICDPKARAINAKENPEVCEPAPDNGASDDIDDSKAGSVSVRKSEVKAALGQKLLEAIGLSQMGTDAAPENSRDTLRSALKRSIKQAQEQQLQLKRGNHEEPVKQMADSTTKLSAAESADEHKKAIAERELALLNRGLKAGEENTIPLKDDKSERTDVSSSSSRNRRGRKLKINANVEDFGDEEKKDFRWDEDDDLPLKADMEKPSERSSSNTRPTRTSKTLSKYYKGPTSKSHHGMGTRSTRQR; encoded by the exons ATGGATGCTCAGTTTGAGCACTTGTGCCGCATTTGCGCTGCCAACACGAAAAGCAAGACGAATTCCGTGGTCGAaagtgtgtttatttttaaaacacagGGACTGAAGGATAAAATATCTCGACACCTTTATCTAAAT gTAGCTGAAGAAGATCCTCTGCCAAAAGTGCTCTGCAAATCTTGTTACCGCCAGGTAGAGGCCACGGCGTCGCTGTCAAATATAGCAAAACACACTCAGCTCGTGTTTCGGGACTTTCTCCTTAGTACACTG CCTAAGAATGCGAGGGAAGCGGCTGCCGCACGGCTGAGCGTTCCAGCAACCAAAGTCCCACACCGATACGACGAGGTCCAAGCGGAAATTGATGAATTTCGCCCCATTTTGCTGACCCGCGTGCCGGAGTCCAGAAACACCGCATCCAAGCCTCAACCAGACAGTTGCGTAGAGCTTGCTCCAAAAACCGGCGAAAACTACTTGGCTGCGTCTTTCTCATCCTCTTCTCTGAGCAAACCCGCTGGATCAGTAAAGAACTATATGAACACTGGGCGTCGCAACAGCGTTTTTACAGACACTAGGTATGGATCGGCCCCACTGTCTATCGCACAACGAACTATGCAGTGTCTGCCTTCTTTGGTGCCCCTAAATACAGAGTCATTGGGTAGCAACGCAATGAGAAAGAGCCCAGACTCAAAACCATCGCCGACAGGAGTAATAAACTTCATCCAGACTCATGGGCGCATCACAGGTAATATACCTGAAGTCCAAACAGAGGACAATACCGGAAACATCAACCTGACAGATAGCAGAAACACGGTTACAGCTTCCGTTCTTATTTCTTCAAACGTTAGCAATCCAGGAACGAAATCTCAGGACAGTAATTTGTTTCTGCAGAAAAGTAGAAATcttaaaaacacattaaacAACATTAAAGCCATGCGTAGCGGACAGGTATCACTGCTTAAGTGTTCGCAAAATCGAAACCCTATTGATGATGTTAGACCACTGGTCACAACTACACTGGTACCCCAATACGGGGGTGAACCTTCCGTAGAGGAAGCACTGCCAGAGCACATGATCTTTGCGGCgccaaaaaagaagagggAGGATGAAGAACAATTTCATCAAACGGCTCTGCCAAAGCTGAAGAAAACTGTGCCCAGCCAATCTAAGACAAAGGCGACAACCCTCGACTTAACTATATCGGTTGATTCGCATAATTCACCCCCGTCAACGTCAATTTCTAATGTTAAAAGCCTCACTGATGCAATTTTCCTGGGAAGCGTTATTAGGGATCCAGACTTGTTGATGCTTATTCTCAAGGCTCTGAAATGGCCGGTGACAGCAGAAAACTGCGATGAGCAAATGTCCCGCttaaaaagttcaaagtttGCTGTTATAATGTCAGACACAAACCTTCTTCAAGACACAGATCTCACACAACTTTTAGGTCCATATTTGGCCCCAATGCTGCCTGTGGTTCAGCAGCAAGATCAGCCTCCACTTTCCTCAGCTATCGCGTCTGCTTCTTCAAACACTTCATCGCAGGCGACTAAAGATGTACTTAAGCTTACTGACTTATCCAGTGCAATGCCTTATAAACTTCCACCAGAAACGTCGGTTCAATTAGTGCCTTCCAGTCCCACGGAACAGGAACCGCAGCCACTGCGTCACAAAAAGACGGTTAGCGTTCCAACTTTCAAACGCCATCAACGAAAGATGAGTGCCCTTGATTTACCTGCTGTTGACAACACCCGCTCCACAATGTCGATATCGACTTCAAAGGCAGCTTATGTCAGCAACGAACTATCGAGTATCAACTCTGTGCTTTTTTCGCAGTTCGAATCAAATCCGGCCGACGCTATTAATGAAGCGCTTATGTCCCTCCttaagcagcaacaacaagaaacaaaagacCAGCGAAAAACTCGTCAGAGTTGTATTGGCTCTGACAGTGCCGTTAATTTAGAAGACATTGTACTGGTCGATCCCCAACCGCCCCTTGAAGTCGATCCGCAGGATGTGAAGTACCTTGAGGATGACTACGTCTCTCCGCAGTCCCAGCCCGGATCccaatacaattttaaaaggCGCAAAACAGACAATCGGTCATCAGAGCCGTCTGAAGTCATTGTGCTCGATAACAGTGGATCCccaaatttaaagaattcaaAAGAAATATGTCTAAGTACGAAACAGATTTTATTCAGAGAAACAAAGAAAAGTGCGGTAACTGTTAGAAAAGAATCTTTGGGTCAGCTAACGCAGGCACCCACAAGTACCGTCCCGGAAGACATTTGCGATCCTAAGGCCAGGGCCATTAATGCGAAAGAAAATCCCGAAGTGTGTGAACCAGCCCCGGACAATGGAGCTAGCGACGATATTGATGATAGCAAAGCAGGCTCGGTATCCGTTCGGAAGTCGGAAGTCAAAGCTGCGCTCGGACAAAAGCTTTTGGAGGCGATTGGACTTTCTCAGATGGGAACCGATGCAGCGCCTGAAAACTCCCGCGACACCCTCAGGAGTGCGCTAAAGCGCTCTATAAAACAGGCCCAGGAAcaacagctgcagctgaaGCGAGGCAATCATGAAGAACCTGTGAAGCAAATGGCCGATTCCACAACTAAGCTAAGTGCAGCAGAATCGGCAGATGAGCATAAAAAAGCAATTGCCGAGCGTGAGCTGGCCCTACTGAATCGTGGACTTAAAGCAGGAGAAGAAAACACGATTCCCCTAAAAGA TGATAAGTCGGAGCGCACTGATGTTAGTTCTTCATCATCAAGAAACCGCCGAGGCCGTAAATTAAAGATTAATGCTAACGTCGAGGATTTTGGcgatgaagaaaaaaaagactTTAGATGGGATGAAGACGATGACTTGCCTTTAAAGGCAGATATGGAAAAACCTTCAGaacggagcagcagcaacacccgACCGACGCGTACTAGCAAAACGTTATCAAAGTATTATAAAGGACCAACTTCTAAATCACATCATGGGATGGGTACACGCTCGACACGACAGCGCTGA
- the LOC6730397 gene encoding galectin-9 isoform X4, translating to MTCCCGKQKRSQDETYQRFKNEDASFYEYADAVPKYFNDQIGKLSEGISFTVTGNLLVNCERFSINLAYNNESRDVALHINPRLPQNYIVRNTKVQDIWGSEEVSSALPFLLSRGEKFSIQVLVTEACYMISVNGQHFAAYTHRIPYGDVRILEVKGDVSNVEMKRTLVLKYPERLAQSEANNIELHIDDGINEIDASVEETVKIPHEWCLISAPNTESDSSPKRNCSSNDLGLTLPYYGALPPNSLVEGRCLKIEGRVRLLPHSFYINLQQGQDIWPHPVIAFHLNPRFSKASSGAIGKAVVCRNAWLNGAWAQEERSEFDTNFRPGRSFCLAIVCTKTSFEVYVNRQFMTDFKYKVNPAVVDTVYIQGDVKLWNVTLEKNQMIKGKNLRVYQNPWYVSE from the exons ATGACCTGCTGCTGTGGAAAGCAAAAACGAAGCCAGGATGAAACCTATCAGAGGTTTAAAAATGAGGAT GCCTCATTTTACGAATATGCAGATGCTGTGCCAAAGTATTTCAACGATCAAATAGGGAAATTGAGCGAAGGGATAAGTTTCACGGTGACTGGGAATCTCTTGGTAAACTGCGAGAG GTTTTCCATAAATCTTGCTTATAACAATGAATCGCGAGATGTGGCGCTCCACATTAATCCACGACTGCCACAAAACTATATTGTTCGCAACACCAAAGTACAGGATATTTGGGGAAGCGAGGAAGTGTCCTCGGCATTGCCGTTTCTTTTAAGTCGAGGCGAGAAGTTTTCCATTCAAGTGCTAGTTACTGAAGCATGCTATATGATATCGGTAAACGGACAACACTTTGCAGCGTACACTCATCGAATCCCTTATGGGGATGTTCGCATTCTGGAAGTAAAAGGAGATGTAAGTAACGTGGAAATGAAGCGAACTTTGGTCTTAAAATATCCTGAACGATTAGCCCAGTCAGAGGCTAATAACATTGAGCTTCACATAGATGATGGGATTAATGAAATTGACGCCAGCGTTGAGGAGACTGTTAAAATACCTCATGAGTGGTGCCTTATTAGCGCCCCGAACACAGAGTCGGACAGTTCACCTAAGCGTAACTGTAGTTCGAATGATCTTGGCCTTACTTTGCCTTATTATGGAGCATTGCCACCAAATTCGTTGGTCGAAGGTCGATGCTTGAAGATTGAAGGGAGAGTGCGATTGCTTCCACACTCGTTTTACATAAACCTGCAACAGGGGCAGGACATATGGCCACATCCAGTAATTGCATTCCACCTAAACCCACGTTTTTCGAAAGCAAGCAGCGGCGCTATTGGAAAGGCGGTGGTGTGTAGAAATGCCTGGCTTAATGGAGCTTGGGCACAAGAAGAGCGTTCGGAGTTTGACACAAACTTTCGCCCTGGGCGGTCTTTTTGTTTAGCCATTGTTTGTACCAAAACATCCTTTGAGGTGTATGTCAATCGGCAGTTTATGactgattttaaatataaggTTAACCCTGCGGTGGTGGACACCGTCTACATACAAGGAGATGTTAAGCTTTGGAATGTAACGCTTGAAAAAAATCAGATGATTAAAGGCAAAAATTTGCGAGTCTATCAGAATCCATGGTACGTTAGTGAGTAg
- the LOC6730397 gene encoding galectin-9 isoform X1, whose protein sequence is MTAIILLACHSVRELVDLSDALWHNTFNIERSLNYYRIKRRLELFRFHCREFWLRQALKTSDPMHRKADIDFAAIEAGADCARNMDAFDDTTTELHKRFLQAEGTRHFPLDCISDIEVVDGNEFKASFYEYADAVPKYFNDQIGKLSEGISFTVTGNLLVNCERFSINLAYNNESRDVALHINPRLPQNYIVRNTKVQDIWGSEEVSSALPFLLSRGEKFSIQVLVTEACYMISVNGQHFAAYTHRIPYGDVRILEVKGDVSNVEMKRTLVLKYPERLAQSEANNIELHIDDGINEIDASVEETVKIPHEWCLISAPNTESDSSPKRNCSSNDLGLTLPYYGALPPNSLVEGRCLKIEGRVRLLPHSFYINLQQGQDIWPHPVIAFHLNPRFSKASSGAIGKAVVCRNAWLNGAWAQEERSEFDTNFRPGRSFCLAIVCTKTSFEVYVNRQFMTDFKYKVNPAVVDTVYIQGDVKLWNVTLEKNQMIKGKNLRVYQNPWYVSE, encoded by the exons ATGACGGCAATAATACTCCTGGCCTGCCACTCGGTTCGTGAACTCGTCGATCTGTCAGATGCTCTGTGGCATAACACTTTTAATATCGAGCGAAGTTTAAACTATTATCGCATCAAGCGCCGCTTGGaactttttcgatttcattgCCGCGAGTTCTGGTTGCGTCAGGCCTTAAAAACATCCGATCCAATGCATCGGAAGGCAGACATAGATTTTGCAGCCATTGAGGCGGGTGCAGACTGTGCCCGAAATATGGATGCCTTTGACGATACGACAACGGAACTGCACAAGAGGTTTCTACAGGCGGAGGGCACAAGACACTTTCCTTTGGATTGCATCAGCGACATCGAGGTGGTGGatggaaatgaatttaaa GCCTCATTTTACGAATATGCAGATGCTGTGCCAAAGTATTTCAACGATCAAATAGGGAAATTGAGCGAAGGGATAAGTTTCACGGTGACTGGGAATCTCTTGGTAAACTGCGAGAG GTTTTCCATAAATCTTGCTTATAACAATGAATCGCGAGATGTGGCGCTCCACATTAATCCACGACTGCCACAAAACTATATTGTTCGCAACACCAAAGTACAGGATATTTGGGGAAGCGAGGAAGTGTCCTCGGCATTGCCGTTTCTTTTAAGTCGAGGCGAGAAGTTTTCCATTCAAGTGCTAGTTACTGAAGCATGCTATATGATATCGGTAAACGGACAACACTTTGCAGCGTACACTCATCGAATCCCTTATGGGGATGTTCGCATTCTGGAAGTAAAAGGAGATGTAAGTAACGTGGAAATGAAGCGAACTTTGGTCTTAAAATATCCTGAACGATTAGCCCAGTCAGAGGCTAATAACATTGAGCTTCACATAGATGATGGGATTAATGAAATTGACGCCAGCGTTGAGGAGACTGTTAAAATACCTCATGAGTGGTGCCTTATTAGCGCCCCGAACACAGAGTCGGACAGTTCACCTAAGCGTAACTGTAGTTCGAATGATCTTGGCCTTACTTTGCCTTATTATGGAGCATTGCCACCAAATTCGTTGGTCGAAGGTCGATGCTTGAAGATTGAAGGGAGAGTGCGATTGCTTCCACACTCGTTTTACATAAACCTGCAACAGGGGCAGGACATATGGCCACATCCAGTAATTGCATTCCACCTAAACCCACGTTTTTCGAAAGCAAGCAGCGGCGCTATTGGAAAGGCGGTGGTGTGTAGAAATGCCTGGCTTAATGGAGCTTGGGCACAAGAAGAGCGTTCGGAGTTTGACACAAACTTTCGCCCTGGGCGGTCTTTTTGTTTAGCCATTGTTTGTACCAAAACATCCTTTGAGGTGTATGTCAATCGGCAGTTTATGactgattttaaatataaggTTAACCCTGCGGTGGTGGACACCGTCTACATACAAGGAGATGTTAAGCTTTGGAATGTAACGCTTGAAAAAAATCAGATGATTAAAGGCAAAAATTTGCGAGTCTATCAGAATCCATGGTACGTTAGTGAGTAg
- the LOC6730397 gene encoding galectin-9 isoform X2, translating to MDALDGTTTELHKRFLQAESSISIPSDCIGDIEVMDGNELKASFYEYADAVPKYFNDQIGKLSEGISFTVTGNLLVNCERFSINLAYNNESRDVALHINPRLPQNYIVRNTKVQDIWGSEEVSSALPFLLSRGEKFSIQVLVTEACYMISVNGQHFAAYTHRIPYGDVRILEVKGDVSNVEMKRTLVLKYPERLAQSEANNIELHIDDGINEIDASVEETVKIPHEWCLISAPNTESDSSPKRNCSSNDLGLTLPYYGALPPNSLVEGRCLKIEGRVRLLPHSFYINLQQGQDIWPHPVIAFHLNPRFSKASSGAIGKAVVCRNAWLNGAWAQEERSEFDTNFRPGRSFCLAIVCTKTSFEVYVNRQFMTDFKYKVNPAVVDTVYIQGDVKLWNVTLEKNQMIKGKNLRVYQNPWYVSE from the exons ATGGATGCCTTGGACGGTACGACAACGGAACTGCACAAGAGGTTTCTACAGGCGGAGAGCTCAATATCCATTCCTTCGGATTGCATCGGCGACATCGAGGTGATGGATGGAAATGAATTGAAA GCCTCATTTTACGAATATGCAGATGCTGTGCCAAAGTATTTCAACGATCAAATAGGGAAATTGAGCGAAGGGATAAGTTTCACGGTGACTGGGAATCTCTTGGTAAACTGCGAGAG GTTTTCCATAAATCTTGCTTATAACAATGAATCGCGAGATGTGGCGCTCCACATTAATCCACGACTGCCACAAAACTATATTGTTCGCAACACCAAAGTACAGGATATTTGGGGAAGCGAGGAAGTGTCCTCGGCATTGCCGTTTCTTTTAAGTCGAGGCGAGAAGTTTTCCATTCAAGTGCTAGTTACTGAAGCATGCTATATGATATCGGTAAACGGACAACACTTTGCAGCGTACACTCATCGAATCCCTTATGGGGATGTTCGCATTCTGGAAGTAAAAGGAGATGTAAGTAACGTGGAAATGAAGCGAACTTTGGTCTTAAAATATCCTGAACGATTAGCCCAGTCAGAGGCTAATAACATTGAGCTTCACATAGATGATGGGATTAATGAAATTGACGCCAGCGTTGAGGAGACTGTTAAAATACCTCATGAGTGGTGCCTTATTAGCGCCCCGAACACAGAGTCGGACAGTTCACCTAAGCGTAACTGTAGTTCGAATGATCTTGGCCTTACTTTGCCTTATTATGGAGCATTGCCACCAAATTCGTTGGTCGAAGGTCGATGCTTGAAGATTGAAGGGAGAGTGCGATTGCTTCCACACTCGTTTTACATAAACCTGCAACAGGGGCAGGACATATGGCCACATCCAGTAATTGCATTCCACCTAAACCCACGTTTTTCGAAAGCAAGCAGCGGCGCTATTGGAAAGGCGGTGGTGTGTAGAAATGCCTGGCTTAATGGAGCTTGGGCACAAGAAGAGCGTTCGGAGTTTGACACAAACTTTCGCCCTGGGCGGTCTTTTTGTTTAGCCATTGTTTGTACCAAAACATCCTTTGAGGTGTATGTCAATCGGCAGTTTATGactgattttaaatataaggTTAACCCTGCGGTGGTGGACACCGTCTACATACAAGGAGATGTTAAGCTTTGGAATGTAACGCTTGAAAAAAATCAGATGATTAAAGGCAAAAATTTGCGAGTCTATCAGAATCCATGGTACGTTAGTGAGTAg
- the LOC6730397 gene encoding galectin-9 isoform X3 encodes MCLSVLYEKIMCCCPKLKKGGLNEASFYEYADAVPKYFNDQIGKLSEGISFTVTGNLLVNCERFSINLAYNNESRDVALHINPRLPQNYIVRNTKVQDIWGSEEVSSALPFLLSRGEKFSIQVLVTEACYMISVNGQHFAAYTHRIPYGDVRILEVKGDVSNVEMKRTLVLKYPERLAQSEANNIELHIDDGINEIDASVEETVKIPHEWCLISAPNTESDSSPKRNCSSNDLGLTLPYYGALPPNSLVEGRCLKIEGRVRLLPHSFYINLQQGQDIWPHPVIAFHLNPRFSKASSGAIGKAVVCRNAWLNGAWAQEERSEFDTNFRPGRSFCLAIVCTKTSFEVYVNRQFMTDFKYKVNPAVVDTVYIQGDVKLWNVTLEKNQMIKGKNLRVYQNPWYVSE; translated from the exons ATGTGTCTTAGCGttttatatgaaaaaattatGTGCTGTTGTCCCAAGCTGAAAAAGGGAGGTTTGAATGAG GCCTCATTTTACGAATATGCAGATGCTGTGCCAAAGTATTTCAACGATCAAATAGGGAAATTGAGCGAAGGGATAAGTTTCACGGTGACTGGGAATCTCTTGGTAAACTGCGAGAG GTTTTCCATAAATCTTGCTTATAACAATGAATCGCGAGATGTGGCGCTCCACATTAATCCACGACTGCCACAAAACTATATTGTTCGCAACACCAAAGTACAGGATATTTGGGGAAGCGAGGAAGTGTCCTCGGCATTGCCGTTTCTTTTAAGTCGAGGCGAGAAGTTTTCCATTCAAGTGCTAGTTACTGAAGCATGCTATATGATATCGGTAAACGGACAACACTTTGCAGCGTACACTCATCGAATCCCTTATGGGGATGTTCGCATTCTGGAAGTAAAAGGAGATGTAAGTAACGTGGAAATGAAGCGAACTTTGGTCTTAAAATATCCTGAACGATTAGCCCAGTCAGAGGCTAATAACATTGAGCTTCACATAGATGATGGGATTAATGAAATTGACGCCAGCGTTGAGGAGACTGTTAAAATACCTCATGAGTGGTGCCTTATTAGCGCCCCGAACACAGAGTCGGACAGTTCACCTAAGCGTAACTGTAGTTCGAATGATCTTGGCCTTACTTTGCCTTATTATGGAGCATTGCCACCAAATTCGTTGGTCGAAGGTCGATGCTTGAAGATTGAAGGGAGAGTGCGATTGCTTCCACACTCGTTTTACATAAACCTGCAACAGGGGCAGGACATATGGCCACATCCAGTAATTGCATTCCACCTAAACCCACGTTTTTCGAAAGCAAGCAGCGGCGCTATTGGAAAGGCGGTGGTGTGTAGAAATGCCTGGCTTAATGGAGCTTGGGCACAAGAAGAGCGTTCGGAGTTTGACACAAACTTTCGCCCTGGGCGGTCTTTTTGTTTAGCCATTGTTTGTACCAAAACATCCTTTGAGGTGTATGTCAATCGGCAGTTTATGactgattttaaatataaggTTAACCCTGCGGTGGTGGACACCGTCTACATACAAGGAGATGTTAAGCTTTGGAATGTAACGCTTGAAAAAAATCAGATGATTAAAGGCAAAAATTTGCGAGTCTATCAGAATCCATGGTACGTTAGTGAGTAg
- the LOC27207508 gene encoding galectin-9 isoform X2, whose amino-acid sequence MESKCMSVYPGACTVALRRVMDAMSLFYEKRSEAHRRKHFKVIQCPRPGLCFVFHGMILMACEHFVIDFLTKQGSEICEECDVLLQIGSRLPQNYITRNSRLKGKWGPEENSSYLTFQLNRGKSFWMQILLTEECFFISVNGYHFAKYIHRMPYRWLEAVDVLGDVSDIVIDTYYVSEYPIRLTHSLPRTIPHSTKLPRDGENVETEWMVLSSLAKMSSKKFLYQPSLPLPYYGKLLEENFLIEGSSLRIEGRVRLMPQRFSIAFQKGQEIWPQPTVSFYFSPCFLRSRHDKIGTAIITRRAYLNGDWVNGTVSRLNTSLRPGGPCFILSIK is encoded by the exons ATGGAGAGCAAGTGTATGAGCGTGTATCCTGGAGCGTGCACTGTAGCTCTAAGGCGAGTTATGGACGCGATGTCGTTGTTCTATGAAAAGCGCTCAGAAGCCCATCGacgcaaacattttaaagtgaTCCAATGTCCAAGGCCAGGACTGTGTTTCGTCTTCCACGGCATGATCCTTATGGCATGTGAGCATtttgttattgattttctCACCAAGCAGGGAAGTGAAATATGCGAGGAGTGCGATGTACTACTGCAAATAGGATCACGACTTCCTCAAAATTATATAACGCGCAATTCTCGTCTTAAGGGAAAATGGGGACCCGAGGAAAATTCATCATATTTAACCTTCCAGCTGAACCGGGGAAAGTCTTTTTGGATGCAAATATTGCTTACTGAGGAGTGCTTCTTTATTTCTGTCAACGGCTATCATTTTGCGAAATATATTCACCGTATGCCTTATCGCTGGTTGGAAGCTGTGGATGTACTCGGAGATGTTTCCGACATCGTTATCGATACATACTATGTTTCCGAGTATCCTATACGCCTAACACACTCATTGCCTCGAACCATTCCACATTCAACCAAACTTCCCCGAGATGGAGAGAATGTGGAAACTGAATGGATGGTCTTATCTTCTCTGGCAAAGATGTCATCTAAAAAGTTCCTCTACCAGCCGAGCCTCCCTCTTCCTTACTATGGAAAGCTGTTGGAAGAAAACTTCCTCATTGAAGGAAGTTCACTTCGAATCGAAGGTCGTGTCCGATTGATGCCCCAAAGATTCAGTATAGCGTTTCAGAAAGGACAGGAAATTTGGCCGCAACCCACAGTGTCATTCTATTTCAGTCCATGTTTCTTGCGTAGTAGACATGACAAAATCGGCACGGCTATTATTACACGACGTGCCTATTTAAACGGCGATTGGGTGAACGGCACAGTGTCTCGCTTAAATACAAGTCTAAGGCCAGGAG GTCCTTGTTTCATTTTAAGTATCAAATGA
- the LOC27207508 gene encoding galectin-9 isoform X1 produces MESKCMSVYPGACTVALRRVMDAMSLFYEKRSEAHRRKHFKVIQCPRPGLCFVFHGMILMACEHFVIDFLTKQGSEICEECDVLLQIGSRLPQNYITRNSRLKGKWGPEENSSYLTFQLNRGKSFWMQILLTEECFFISVNGYHFAKYIHRMPYRWLEAVDVLGDVSDIVIDTYYVSEYPIRLTHSLPRTIPHSTKLPRDGENVETEWMVLSSLAKMSSKKFLYQPSLPLPYYGKLLEENFLIEGSSLRIEGRVRLMPQRFSIAFQKGQEIWPQPTVSFYFSPCFLRSRHDKIGTAIITRRAYLNGDWVNGTVSRLNTSLRPGGAFVIVIACRDSYYELFVNNRSLFHFKYQMRPECVDIVNIRGDIKLWEVVIEGNTTYKKPKVRSAMERAISAWKRSEIPQLQI; encoded by the exons ATGGAGAGCAAGTGTATGAGCGTGTATCCTGGAGCGTGCACTGTAGCTCTAAGGCGAGTTATGGACGCGATGTCGTTGTTCTATGAAAAGCGCTCAGAAGCCCATCGacgcaaacattttaaagtgaTCCAATGTCCAAGGCCAGGACTGTGTTTCGTCTTCCACGGCATGATCCTTATGGCATGTGAGCATtttgttattgattttctCACCAAGCAGGGAAGTGAAATATGCGAGGAGTGCGATGTACTACTGCAAATAGGATCACGACTTCCTCAAAATTATATAACGCGCAATTCTCGTCTTAAGGGAAAATGGGGACCCGAGGAAAATTCATCATATTTAACCTTCCAGCTGAACCGGGGAAAGTCTTTTTGGATGCAAATATTGCTTACTGAGGAGTGCTTCTTTATTTCTGTCAACGGCTATCATTTTGCGAAATATATTCACCGTATGCCTTATCGCTGGTTGGAAGCTGTGGATGTACTCGGAGATGTTTCCGACATCGTTATCGATACATACTATGTTTCCGAGTATCCTATACGCCTAACACACTCATTGCCTCGAACCATTCCACATTCAACCAAACTTCCCCGAGATGGAGAGAATGTGGAAACTGAATGGATGGTCTTATCTTCTCTGGCAAAGATGTCATCTAAAAAGTTCCTCTACCAGCCGAGCCTCCCTCTTCCTTACTATGGAAAGCTGTTGGAAGAAAACTTCCTCATTGAAGGAAGTTCACTTCGAATCGAAGGTCGTGTCCGATTGATGCCCCAAAGATTCAGTATAGCGTTTCAGAAAGGACAGGAAATTTGGCCGCAACCCACAGTGTCATTCTATTTCAGTCCATGTTTCTTGCGTAGTAGACATGACAAAATCGGCACGGCTATTATTACACGACGTGCCTATTTAAACGGCGATTGGGTGAACGGCACAGTGTCTCGCTTAAATACAAGTCTAAGGCCAGGAGGTGCGTTTGTCATAGTAATTGCTTGCAGAGACAGCTATTACGAATTGTTTGTAAACAACAGGTCCTTGTTTCATTTTAAGTATCAAATGAGGCCAGAGTGCGTCGACATTGTGAATATTCGTGGAGATATCAAGCTTTGGGAAGTAGTCATTGAAGGCAACACTACttacaaaaaaccaaaag ttCGATCTGCTATGGAACGAGCTATAAGTGCCTGGAAGAGATCCGAAATCCCCCAACTTCAAATATAA